A stretch of DNA from Agrobacterium cucumeris:
GGACGCTCACCAATGTCGCCAAGCTCGACATCCGCACCATCGGCGGCGCATTGCATTCCTACTGGCCGATCGATTATTCGCAGCCGGTCGACAAGCCGGGTGATTACGCGCGTGGAGTCGAGGGTATTCACGGCATTGCCGATTTCGCCAATGATCTCGGCATCAACCTGTGTATCGAAGTCCTCAACCGCTTTGAAAACCACGTGCTCAACACGGCGGCCGAAGGCGTCGCCTTCGTCAAGGATGTCGGGAAGAACAATGTGAAGGTCATGCTGGATACCTTCCACATGAACATCGAGGAAGACAGTTTCGGCGAAGCCATCCGCACGGCCGGCCCGCTGCTGGGTCACTTCCACACCGGCGAGAGCAATCGCCGTGTTCCAGGCAAAGGCAGGATGCCCTGGCAGGAAATCGGTCTCGCTCTTCGCGATATCAATTACACCGGTGCCGTCGTCATGGAGCCCTTCGTCAAGACCGGTGGCACCATCGGTTCTGATATCAAGGTGTGGCGTGATCTGAGCAACGGCGCTGATGTCGCCAGAATGGACGAGGACGCCCGCAACTCCCTGGCATTTTCCCGTTTCGTCCTCGGCGGCTGATGTCCGGTACGTGGCGCTGACCATGCGGCCGTCATATGGCGCGGCCTGGTCTCGCAGGGATAACGCATGAGCGCCGGCGGCTGGCAGAGATCGCAATCTGCGAGTTGAAGAAAACACCTCTTATGCGCTAAAGCTCCGGGATATCCCGGGATCGGAAACGATCCGCCCAAGGCCATTATTCGCATGATCCCTGTCGCACTCCCGTCCGTCGAAGCGGTGCTTCTTGTCGCCTTCCTTCTTGCCACGACCTTTGTCTGGGCCGTCTGGACGCTGGGGCTGCTCATTCGATATGCGAGCGGCCGGCGGAAGCGCCCGGTGATCTTGCCCTACGGGCTGGTGACCGCCATCGCGGTTTTCACCCTGTTGCAGATCGCTGGTTTTTGTCTCGAGATGCGGGCCTATGACCGGGATAGGACGGCAAACTACCGGCCGCAACTGCTTGAACCAACCCGGCTTGGCCAGATCGATATGCCCGAAGGCACGAAACTCGAACTGGCCATTGCCAATAACAGGGATGCCTTCAGCCGCGCGGTGTTTCCGCATCCCGTGCGCGTTGCAGATATCGATGCCGTCGAAATCGCCCGCTATATCGCGATAAAAACCAACGACAACTACGAAACCATTGGCTTCACCCCCGACAACATGCGGATAACCGGCAATGGCGTAACCACCCAGAGCGGCTGGCGTTGCGACGCGACCCGGCCGGTGGAGTTTGATCTGCGGCCCGATGGCGGCATATCCGCCTTCAGCAGATGCATTCTTGCCGATGGCAATGTCGTTGATGGCATCACGCTGCCGATGGGCACCTCCCTGTACGCCTCTACCGGCAATGTCTATATCGACGGCTTCGTCGATTCCGACAGATGGGTTCTCGGCACGCCGCAGGGTCAGGCCATTCACGTCGATAATTTCGATCTCTCCGATGCGACGATTGCCCTTGATGACGAACGAAAACTCTACGAAATCAAAAGCGCGGTCCTGTCAAAGGAGGCGATGCTCGGCACGCGCCGCCATGCGGCCGGAACCCATGTTCGCTATAATTCCCGGCACCTTCGGAAAGATTACCCAGCCGCATGGCTGCTCACCCCACCTCTGCCCGATGCTGATCCTCAGCCGGCACCGCCCGCAAGCCTCGTGCAGAACAGGCAAGGAGAGGTTCTGGCCACCCCGGCGGATTGAACAGGACCGGGCAGGGATGCGGCGAAATGGCCCGCCCGCGAGCACGCGCTGAACGCTGGGATGAAGGAAAAT
This window harbors:
- a CDS encoding sugar phosphate isomerase/epimerase family protein gives rise to the protein MKHGIYYSYWEHEWSAKFGPYIEKVAKLGFDIIEVAAHHINEYSDAELAAIKQSAKDNGIILTAGIGPSKSKNLSSENAAVRAAGKAFFERTLTNVAKLDIRTIGGALHSYWPIDYSQPVDKPGDYARGVEGIHGIADFANDLGINLCIEVLNRFENHVLNTAAEGVAFVKDVGKNNVKVMLDTFHMNIEEDSFGEAIRTAGPLLGHFHTGESNRRVPGKGRMPWQEIGLALRDINYTGAVVMEPFVKTGGTIGSDIKVWRDLSNGADVARMDEDARNSLAFSRFVLGG